The DNA window GTGCCGAGGCTCAGCGCCTGGGCGAGCATCGCCGACCAGCGTTCCTCGCTGTCGCCGGGCAGAGCGTAGATCAGGTCGAAGCTGACGCGGCGGAAATAGCGTTGCGCAATCTCCAGGGCACGGAAGCCGTCGCGTGACGAGTGGGCGCGGCCAAGGAAACGAAGCGCCTCGTCGTCGAAGCTTTGGAGACCGAGCGAAAGGCGATTGACGCCGGCCTGCGCGAGATCTGCGAAGCGGGCGGCTTCGACGCTGTTCGGGTTCGCCTCTAGCGTGATTTCGATGTCCGGCGCCGGCTGCCAGTGGTCCTTCGCTGCAGCAATGACGGCTTCGACGGTCGCCGGATCCATCAGCGACGGGGTGCCGCCGCCGAAGAAGATCGAGGTAAGGGTGCGGTCCGGCAGAAGCCGCGCTTCATGCGCCAGGTCGGCGAGCAGGGCGTCGCGCCAGGCTTGCTGATCGACGGCCTCGCGGACGTGGCTGTTAAAGTCGCAGTAGGGGCACTTGCTGACGCAGAACGGCCAGTGGACGTACAGTGCGAGCGGTTCGCCCCCGCTCATTCGTTGAGCGCCGCCGTTAGCTTGCGGAAGGCGTCGGCGCGGTGGCTGATCCGGTGCTTCTCCTCCGGGTCCATCTCAGCGAACGTCTGGTCGTAACCGGCGGGAACGAACATCGGGTCATAGCCGAAGCCCTTGTCGCCGCGGGGCGGCCAGACGAGCGTACCGTCGACGCGGCCCTCGAAGGACTCGGCCTGGCCGTCCTCGGGCCATGCGATGGCGAGCGCACAGGCGAAATGCGCGTCTCGGCTGGCGTCCGGTCCTGCGGCTTCGATCTCTTCCCAGGCGCGGGTCATGGCGCGCATCCAGTCGCGGTTGCCTGCTTCGTCCTCGGCCCAGTTCGCGGTGTAGATGCCGGGCCGGCCGCCGAGCGCGTCGATGCAGATGCCGCTGTCGTCGGCCAAAGCGGGAAGGCCGGTCAGGTCGGCCGCCTGCCGAGCCTTGAGGTCGGCATTGTCGACGAACGTAACGCCGGTCTCGTCAGGGACCGGCAGGTCGAGCTCGGCCGCGCCGACGCACTGGATCCCGAACGGCGCCAACAGCTGCGAAATCTCGCGCAGCTTGCCCGCATTATGCGTGGCGATCACCAGTCTGTCGCCGAGGCGGCGGATCATCGGCCGCTGGCCTTCAGCTGGGCCTGGAAGATCTCGCCGCAGCCGATCCGGGCCAGGCGCAGGAGGCGCAGCAGGCCTTCCTCGTCATAGCATTCGCCTTCGGCCGTGAGCTGCGCTTCGACGATCAGCCCGTCGGCGGTGAGCACGAAATTGCCGTCGCACCCGGCCTGGCTGTCCTCTTCATAGTCGAGGTCGAGCACCGCGGTGCCGTTGTGGATGCCGCAGCTGACGGCGCCAACCTGGGTGCGGATCGGGTCGCTTGTGATCGCCTTCGACGCAAGCAGGTTGTCCACGGCCATGCGCAGCGCCACCCAACCACCGGAGATGGAGGCGGTGCGGGTGCCGCCGTCCGCCTGGATGACGTCGCAATCGACGATCACCTGCCGCTCGCCGAGCGCTTTCATGTCGACGACGGCGCGCAGCGAGCGGCCGATCAAGCGCTGGATCTCCTGGGTCCGGCCCGACTGCTTGCCCTTGGCCGCCTCGCGGTTGCCGCGGGTGTGGGTGGCGCGGGGAAGCATGCCATATTCGGCGGTGACCCAGCCCTGGCCCTTGCCGCGGAGGAACGGGGGCACCTTCTCCTCGACGCTTGCGGTGCACAGCACCCGTGTGTCGCCGAAGCTGACCAGCACCGACCCTTCCGCGTGGCGGGTGAAATTCGGCTCGAAGCTG is part of the Sphingomicrobium sp. genome and encodes:
- the rdgB gene encoding RdgB/HAM1 family non-canonical purine NTP pyrophosphatase; the encoded protein is MIRRLGDRLVIATHNAGKLREISQLLAPFGIQCVGAAELDLPVPDETGVTFVDNADLKARQAADLTGLPALADDSGICIDALGGRPGIYTANWAEDEAGNRDWMRAMTRAWEEIEAAGPDASRDAHFACALAIAWPEDGQAESFEGRVDGTLVWPPRGDKGFGYDPMFVPAGYDQTFAEMDPEEKHRISHRADAFRKLTAALNE
- the rph gene encoding ribonuclease PH, whose amino-acid sequence is MRPSGRAPDQMRELSFEPNFTRHAEGSVLVSFGDTRVLCTASVEEKVPPFLRGKGQGWVTAEYGMLPRATHTRGNREAAKGKQSGRTQEIQRLIGRSLRAVVDMKALGERQVIVDCDVIQADGGTRTASISGGWVALRMAVDNLLASKAITSDPIRTQVGAVSCGIHNGTAVLDLDYEEDSQAGCDGNFVLTADGLIVEAQLTAEGECYDEEGLLRLLRLARIGCGEIFQAQLKASGR